The Pantoea phytobeneficialis genome has a segment encoding these proteins:
- the rapZ gene encoding RNase adapter RapZ, translating to MVLMIVSGRSGSGKSVALRALEDMGFYCVDNLPVVLLPELANTLSERNISAAVSIDVRNMPESPEIFETALNNLPDSFSPQLLFLDADRNTLIRRYSDTRRLHPLSSKNLSLESAIDEESDLLEPLRSRADLIIDTSEMSVHELAEMLRTRLLGKRERELTMVFESFGFKHGIPIDADYVFDVRFLPNPHWDPKLRPMTGLDRPVAAFLDRHTEVHNFIYQTRSYLELWLPMLETNNRSYLTVAIGCTGGKHRSVYIAEQLADYFRSRGKNVQSRHRTLEKRKS from the coding sequence ATGGTGCTGATGATCGTTAGCGGTCGGTCAGGCTCAGGAAAATCAGTCGCGTTGCGTGCGCTTGAGGACATGGGGTTTTACTGTGTCGATAACCTGCCAGTGGTATTGCTGCCAGAACTGGCCAATACCTTAAGCGAACGCAACATCTCTGCTGCCGTCAGTATCGACGTGCGCAATATGCCGGAATCACCGGAGATTTTCGAAACCGCGCTTAACAACCTGCCGGACTCGTTTTCGCCACAGTTGCTGTTCCTCGACGCCGATCGCAACACGCTGATCCGTCGCTACAGCGACACACGCCGCCTGCATCCACTCTCCAGTAAGAATTTGTCACTGGAAAGCGCGATTGATGAGGAGAGCGACCTGCTTGAACCACTGCGTTCACGGGCTGACCTGATCATTGATACCTCCGAGATGTCGGTGCATGAGTTGGCTGAAATGCTTCGCACCCGTCTGCTGGGTAAACGCGAACGCGAGCTAACGATGGTGTTTGAATCCTTTGGCTTCAAGCATGGCATTCCGATTGATGCCGATTATGTGTTTGATGTGCGTTTTCTGCCTAACCCACACTGGGACCCAAAACTGCGTCCGATGACCGGCCTTGATCGCCCGGTGGCCGCGTTCCTCGACCGGCATACTGAAGTGCACAACTTTATCTATCAGACACGCAGCTACCTTGAATTGTGGCTCCCCATGCTGGAAACCAATAATCGTAGCTATCTCACTGTCGCAATCGGTTGTACCGGTGGTAAGCATCGTTCGGTCTATATCGCCGAACAACTGGCCGACTATTTCCGTTCGCGCGGTAAAAATGTGCAATCCCGTCATCGCACCCTGGAAAAACGCAAATCATGA
- the npr gene encoding PTS phosphocarrier protein NPr: protein MTVKQTVEIRNKLGMHARPAMKLFELVQSFDAEVLLRNEAGTEAEASSVIALLMLDSAKGGHIEIEASGPEETQALAAVIELFEAGFDED from the coding sequence ATGACCGTGAAGCAAACCGTTGAGATTCGTAATAAATTGGGCATGCATGCGCGCCCGGCGATGAAGTTGTTTGAACTGGTGCAAAGTTTCGACGCAGAAGTGCTGCTGCGTAATGAAGCAGGAACGGAAGCGGAAGCCAGCAGCGTAATTGCGCTGCTGATGCTGGATTCCGCCAAAGGCGGCCATATTGAGATTGAAGCCAGCGGCCCGGAAGAAACCCAGGCGCTGGCAGCGGTAATTGAATTGTTTGAAGCCGGTTTTGATGAGGATTAA
- the hpf gene encoding ribosome hibernation promoting factor, with the protein MQINLTGLNVEITEPLREFVNSKFAKLEHYFDRINQVYIVLKVEKVTQIADATLHVNGGELHATSEAEDMYAAIDGLIDKLSRQLTKHKDKLKKH; encoded by the coding sequence ATGCAAATAAACCTTACCGGACTGAATGTAGAGATTACCGAGCCGCTGCGCGAATTTGTAAATAGCAAATTTGCCAAACTGGAACACTATTTTGATCGGATTAATCAGGTCTATATTGTTCTGAAAGTGGAAAAGGTAACGCAGATTGCTGATGCAACACTGCATGTGAACGGCGGTGAATTGCACGCGACATCGGAAGCGGAAGACATGTACGCGGCGATTGACGGATTGATCGACAAGCTTTCCCGTCAGTTGACCAAACATAAAGATAAACTGAAAAAACACTAA
- the ptsN gene encoding PTS IIA-like nitrogen regulatory protein PtsN: MNNDLTLELSSVLTLDCTRSGVHCQSKKRALEIISELAAKQLNLPHQTLFEAILTRERMGSTGIGNGIAIPHGKLEEDTLRAVGVFISLDQPIAFDAVDNQPVDLLFALLVPADQCKTHLHTLSLVAKRLADKTVCRRLRAAQSDEELYAIITEAQEDHP; this comes from the coding sequence ATGAACAACGATCTGACACTGGAATTGAGCTCGGTCCTTACGCTGGACTGCACCCGCAGCGGCGTACACTGCCAGAGTAAAAAACGTGCGCTGGAAATAATCAGCGAACTGGCAGCCAAACAGCTCAATCTGCCTCACCAGACGCTTTTCGAAGCGATCCTCACCCGTGAACGCATGGGCAGTACCGGTATTGGCAATGGTATTGCCATTCCACATGGCAAACTGGAGGAGGACACGCTGCGCGCCGTAGGCGTGTTCATTAGCCTCGATCAACCTATCGCTTTTGATGCGGTGGATAACCAGCCTGTGGACCTGCTGTTTGCGCTACTGGTGCCCGCAGACCAGTGTAAAACCCATCTGCATACATTATCGCTGGTGGCAAAACGTCTGGCAGATAAAACCGTCTGTCGCCGTCTGCGCGCTGCGCAGAGCGATGAAGAACTCTATGCCATTATCACAGAAGCGCAGGAAGACCACCCTTAA
- the mtgA gene encoding monofunctional biosynthetic peptidoglycan transglycosylase: MAKNKGKLWQRVKVWIAKFLLAWLGIWLAGILLFSFLPVPFSAVMVERQLGAWLHGNFGYVAHSDWVSMDEISPWMALAVIASEDQKFPEHWGFDVAAIQSVLDNEGDERMRGASTLSQQTAKNLFLWDGRSWVRKGLEAGLTVGIETVWTKRRILTVYLNIAEFGNGVFGVEEASQRYFHKPASRLTMAEAALLAAVLPNPIRFRADAPSGYIRQRQQWIMRQMRQLGGEGFLNRYKLH; the protein is encoded by the coding sequence ATGGCTAAGAATAAAGGGAAACTTTGGCAACGTGTAAAAGTGTGGATCGCAAAATTTCTTCTCGCCTGGCTGGGTATTTGGCTGGCAGGGATTTTGCTATTTTCCTTCTTGCCGGTGCCTTTTTCCGCAGTGATGGTTGAACGACAGCTGGGTGCCTGGCTGCACGGCAATTTTGGCTATGTGGCGCATTCGGATTGGGTCAGCATGGATGAGATCTCACCGTGGATGGCGCTGGCGGTCATTGCCTCTGAAGATCAAAAATTTCCAGAACACTGGGGATTTGACGTTGCCGCGATTCAGTCGGTGCTGGATAACGAGGGTGATGAACGGATGCGTGGTGCTTCGACGCTATCGCAACAAACCGCGAAAAACCTGTTTTTGTGGGATGGACGCAGTTGGGTTCGTAAAGGGCTGGAAGCGGGATTGACGGTAGGAATCGAAACGGTCTGGACCAAGCGACGCATTCTTACGGTCTATCTGAATATCGCCGAATTTGGCAACGGTGTGTTTGGGGTAGAAGAGGCATCCCAGCGCTATTTTCATAAACCCGCCAGTCGCCTGACTATGGCAGAAGCGGCGCTGCTGGCGGCGGTATTGCCTAATCCGATCCGTTTTCGCGCCGACGCCCCTTCAGGTTACATCCGTCAGAGACAGCAATGGATTATGCGCCAGATGCGGCAACTGGGTGGGGAAGGTTTCCTTAACCGCTACAAATTGCACTGA